The segment ATCAACAACAATATCAATGTGAAAAGGTGCAAGTTTTAGGATCCTTTTGACCATGAAAAAATTTCATAGTCAAAATGTGATCATTAGgaagatcaaatcttcttcaaTTGAGTGACCAGATGGACCTATGGATTTGTAAGAAAAGACTTTATCATGCCCAACATGTTTTGCAAATGATTACAACATTAAATTGAATGGTTACAACATTTATGTATAACATATATTTATGCTTTTTATTATCATTGATAAACTCCCATAGGTTCATATAAAAGTTTGCTTATAAGCATTTCCTAATTTGTTGATTAAACATGAAAAATTGTTGGGAAGATAAAATATAAACACTAAATCCCATAACCACAACTACTCTACCTCCATTTCAAGTTCAAGACCACAATTTTTCAAATAAGCCCACCTTATTAAAACCTTGCCGATGTAGATTTAATACCAGTCAAAATCACAATGAACATGTTTCAACATTCATTGTCACTCAAACTACTGAGCAGCTCATTCCCTCTTTTATCACTTCAAATTTCCAATCTTATTTAAacttaatattgattaaattattcaattttttagtCTAAATAGTGAGTAGAGGTTTATTCCCAGTACTAAAACATGCATACCTAACTATCTAAGATTTTCTGGATCATCAACAGAATGATAAGGTGGTTTATAGTCTTCCTTAAACAAAACAAAGAGCTCTTAATTAATCCGTGCAAGAAACTAGGAAAAATGCACTTTTACCCTCATCTCTATGTAAATTGTGTCCAACCATGCCATTCCGAACTAATCTTAACATCATCTACCGTACTGTTCCAGTCAAATATCCCGCActaaatattgattaaattattcaatttattagtCTAAATAGTGAGTAGAGGTTTATTCCCAGTACTAAAACATGCATACCTAACTATCTAAGATTTTCTGGATCATCAACAGAATGATTAAGGTGGTTTATAGTCTTCCTTAAACAAAACAAAGAGCTCTTAATTAATCCGTGCAAGAAACTAGGAAAAATGCACTTTTACCCTCATCTCTATGTAAATTGTGTCCAACCATGCCATTCCGAACTAATCTAAAATCATCTACCGTACTGTTTCAGTCAAATATCCCGCACTAAGCTTTCAATCTTACTGTCCGTGGGGCTAGTACTTTGTCCATATTCACCTATAAATCTGTCCAACCCGCATCTGTGACAAAATCTATTGGACAATGTTTGAGTGGCTACAGTTAAGCATCTTAGATCTGAAAAACAATAAGTGTTTCAATCACAATTTTCGTCTGATGCCCAGCTGGCATCTGTGACAAAATCTATTGGACAATGTTTGAGTGGCTACAGTTAAGCATCTTAGATCTGAAAAACAAAAAGTGTTTCAATCACAATTTTCGTCTGATGCCCAGCTGGCCACTACCTAAAGCTCCATGGGTTGCTAAATTTAAACCAAGAGTAACGTAAAGAGTATATCAAAAGGTATAACGTCAAAATCAAGGCTGTGTTGTAGTCGCATCAATGGCCATGTTTTGAACTACTCAATGTCAAAATAGAAGGGGGTAAACCTTTGAATGCCAAAATATAAGTACAATGCAAATGAATGCTTCAGTTATAGGATCCGCTTTTCCACTTTACCACTAGTCCTTTTTTCAATGTGTCATAAAGCTGAAGATCAGATCATCGGATTTCAGATTCCTCCTTCAATATCCAAAAAAAACCATTAGTGGGCCAAAGTCTAGTCATGGACCGAGATAATTAATGAACCTTTGCAGGTCATCACGCCGAAATAGCAAAAATAGCAATATGTATGACCATATATACAAAATACAGAACTAGTAAGCAGAAAACTGCAAATTTGATGATTACTACTAATAAAAAAACATTATCAAACTTTCCACATCACATCAATATAATTCAAATCAATTGTAGAAGGCTAGAAAACACAGGGTGATTCATAAAGGATAATATCATATATTTGTATTAGGCTAGAAACCGATGGGGTTTCATTCAGGAAAAATATTCCGTTAAAGGAATTAGAACATGAGTAGAGACTAAAACAGAAAGACAGAATGGGGTTACAAATTTACTTCTCGGCTCACTCATCAAACTTACATTACCAAGCCCACTATATCCAATCATTGACTAGTAATATGGATTGTTTATAATGACAACATAATTGCAGGTAACAATAGTTTATTAGCCAATACACTCTGCAAAGTAGCAGATCTAATAAACAAGATCACACCCAAAGGAACCAGTTACAAATTACAGCAGGAATGCCTGATAATCTACTGCCTTAATACAGGATTAGGTGTCTGTTAATAACTATTGCTCTCCACCTTCCTCAAGCTTGGAAGCATCTTTGATCTCCTCTCCTGCATCCTCCTGGAAGTGTTTCACAAAGTTCATATAAGTGTGTTATTCTATGACCGACTCATATAATGAAAACCAAACACTAACTCAATGCACAAGGTCACAAACCTGCATGTCTGACGTCCATAACGTGAGATTGTCACGCAGGAGCTGCATGATGAGAGTACTGTCCTTATAAGAATCTTCACCTAAGGTATCTAATTCAGCGATTGCCTCATCAAAAGCCTGCATCACCAAATTTCCCTTAAAAGCAATAAAAATCATATAATCCAAATCCACACAATATCACTGTATAACAACTGATCTTTCCCATTCTCCACGGAATGAATGAAAAAGGTAAAAATCCTGTAACCACAGTACAATCAAAACTGAATTATTTTACTTTTGAAGACACATTTGTGTAAATTTCAAATAGAACACACACAGCAACATAATATAACATCAAGAGTACTAAAACATAGCAAGATAATTCTCAAACCACCACAATGCATTTGGTCAGGGTGTTAATTCTAGTCAGACAAAAGATTCTCCTAATCTGTTAAACAGCCATGCACCGTATGATATACTAGTTATCATATTTTTAAAAAAGGGTTGCAAAAACCTGGCAAGCCAAAACTTTGACTTGGATTGAGAAGTCGGTATAATCAACTTGGCATGGTTAAAACTACAAAATCACAGAATCGATAGAAGATCACTCAAAACAAGCTCAAAACAGCTGAAAATCAGTGCAATGAGAATCAAGGAATCAAAAGCACAAGAGCACAATACACAAAGGTGAAATAAAAAGATATAATCAGCGACAACTATGACTGAATAGATACCCCCCCAAGGACCCAGTGCCTAAACCTGGTATCTATGCTATAATCTAACTAAAATTTCTGATCACCAATCTAACCAATAAGCTCCAGTGGAAATGATCTAGCACAACACATTCGTTTTAGAGTAATTTTGCGGACACTTGAATATTGATATGGCCCCCATTGAGACAACAATCCAACAATTGATTCTTGATACAAAACTAGAAATCACTAATAAGGGAGATTGTGAACTGTGGTGACAATCTACAGTTCACAATCTGACCTACCGTCCTAACTACACACCGAATTTTCGAAACTGTCAGGTTAGCCCTACCTGATAACCTCATAAGGGTATGAGGCCAGCCACAAGTCCTACAAACATTGGAAGGACGGATGCCAATCTGACCTAGCGTGTAAGCAAATGAAGCAGTGTTTTGCCAACATGCTGCGCTGCTTTTCTTGAAACTTTCCACAAAAGTCGAGGCTTCACAAGCAGACTCAAAACTTGAATCTCGTCATTGTAACTAATCTCCTCCATAGAAATCCCTAGACTCGGCATCTAGACTTTAAAACCATGTCCTCCAGGGAATATTTATTAAAGCTTTAAAAAGTGAAAAAACACTTAAAATATGATGATTTTCAGTATTGTAAAAGATCACCTCCCGAGCCTACACCTCCATGGAATGTATATCTCAAGCTGAATGAATGTAACAATTGTCATAATCAAACCCGCACAAACTTGGTATCATAGAGGCATCTAAGCAGTGACTTCCAAGCCCTAGAGCGATCTAAGCTTGGTTTTCATATATGGAGACAAATATGTGGAGGCATATGGGGTTTCCATTAATAAAGACATCTTTGGCGTAAAAACTCTGCCTAGCCACATTCAAATTGCATACGATTCCTCTACCAGCATCAAGACCTATCACATCCTCtaaaccaaaaataataataataagcacTCATTTTGTTCATCCTAAAAAGCAAGAAACAACAGAGTTCCCTGCAAGACAAAAAACCCTCTCCATGGAAAATAGCAATATTAAAGCAGATCCAACAGACAAATTCACGACAGTGACGAAAAGGCATGAACCCTAAAGCGAGAGATGTCAATGAAAAGTCTAGATCCATAAAGTAAGACAAAAATGCCAatacaaaagaacaaaaatacCCACCGTTTTAGCGAGGGCACAGGCACGATCTGGCGAATTCAAAATTTCGTAATAAAACACAGAGAAGTTAAGCGCCAGGCCAAGCCTAATAGGATGCGTTGGGGTCAGCTCAGCCACCGCAATATCCTGCATAGTACCAGGccatcataaatcaatacaacgaTTTGCAAAACACAAACAAGTTAGGTTTCAAAGAAAAGGACCAGAAAAAAGGATTACCTGCGCAGCCTTGTAAGCGAGCAAGGTGCTCTCTGCGGCCTCCTTGCGCTCTGCTCCTGTCTTAAACTCAGCAAGATAGCGATGGTAATCGCCCTTCATCTTGAGATAAAAGACCTTGGACTCACCAGTGGTAGAGGAAGGAATGAGATGCGAGTCGAGGAGGCGCAGGATCGAGTCACAAATCTTGGTAAGCTCGGCCTCTACCTTGGCCCTGTACTCTCTTATGCTCACCACATGTTCATCGTTGCCGCGGCTCTCTTCCTTCTGCTCAATGGACGAAATGATCCGCCACGAAGCCCTGCGCGCGCCGATAACATTCTTGTAAGCCACAGACAAAAGATTGCGCTCCTCCACAGTCAGTTCCTCCACTTCCACACCCTTAGTCACTTTCTCCATAAACTCCACCATTTCTTCATACCGCTCCGCCTGCTCTGCAAGCTTCGCCATGTACACATTTTCCTCGCGGGAAGCCTCTACGGGCGACATCTCTCCAAACAAAACGGTAAAAATGACCACCACAGGCGCAAACAGAAACACCTATTTCCCCTGCGCTCGAACCTGCAACCAAACCCTAACCAGTCTGAGTATCGAAACCTGCGAACAActcaacaccaaatccaaatgaaAAATGACACAGACCTCTGCTAAATATAGCGAGAGTGAATTTACTGCGGTTTACCTGAATTCTTCACTTTACCACTAAATTTCCCGCTAAATATAGTGATGCCTGCAATGTCAGTCTCCAACGGAGGGCTTAGAAAGGGCATAGAAAGAGCCTGTTATAAGCCAGGGCCGTGTGGATTTTAACCGCCACGTGTCGGGAGCATCGCTCTTGGTGGCCGCGGGCTCAGCCGGTTTCCCCGGAGGTATTCCCTGTTGTAGCCGGTAGCAGTCATTCAATGGAGCCAGTTGTTCGTTGGTGTTTATTGGATGCACTTTTTGCACCTAATACattattcaaattttttatttttaattctttaatttttgaatttttgaatggtcACTTTGGTTAGGCCTTATGATAAaactattaaaatatttattacttTGTTTTATATAATCATTTATATCCGTATGGATAAGTTTAAACTTGTTTGAATTTTTAATGCCATGTCCCCAAATAATGATTCCATTTTGGGGGGTTTTTTGAATAAGAATTCCCCCAAATAGAAATTTAGTAGATACTTGTTTTATTCCTTGGGCGTGTATGAATTGGAAGGATAAATTGATTGATTGGTTTAGCTTTTCAAATGTGGAATAAATACAATGCACCTAGCAGTTATCGTTACATAAATTTGTTTTATTGTCGAATGAGTAATTTAAAGGTATGATCTCATGTCCCCATTTAATAGTGActataatttttttatatcatatatttatttGACTCAACTTAAAGTATTAGATCATGTCTTAAAATTAGGTGTAGCTGATGGATGATATCTCAAAGTTAGATAGGTAAAGTTGGGAATAAAATAATGCATGACCTCATAAAGTAAAAAGAGCATGGCCCCCATTAAGGGAAATAGTCATTATGTCATCAATTTAgtagaataaaaaatatatataataattaatgtcGTAAGGTTAATACCAATGTTTGCGGGAGAGGGAGTGTGGAGGGAAGGGAGTGGTCTTGCCCATCAAGGTTGTTCCATTCTTCGTGATCTTCTAGCTAATAAAAGCAACATTATTACCTTCCTTTAGATCTTGTTGTAGTTTAATGTGTCCCTTGGTGGTGATATCACAAGAAATAAGGAATTCCCAAGTTAAGAGGGGCCATTCACATTGTTGAGAGGATGTAAAAGAGTGATGTGGAGGCAAAGACCACACACCTTTGTGGCTAGAAGGCAAATATTGTGGCTAGGTCCAACTAGATCATTCTCTAGTCAACAATAGTGGCAAAGGAACGGGGGTGGAATGGTTGCATTGGTAACTCCCACATGGGAATCAAGCATAGGAAGGCGGAGAAGGCAAAAAACCTTGGCCATAATTTAAGGGCCTTCTCCCATGATGAAGACTTTCAACACCACCTTCCTAGCTTAAATGAACTTCAATCTACATAAGCACATTAGAGATCATTGTTATTTGGAGTGAATAGAAAAGTTAGTATCTAAAACATTATGAGTAAAAATAGTAGAATTTTAATCTTTCTAGACACAACAAGAATTTACAATCTAAGAGCATGAAAAATCTAAGAAAAAATTCCCAACAAAAAAGTTTCCATGTCACTAAGATAATTGTGCCAAGTAAATGGTCTAGGCCTTAGAGATTGAAAGAAATTAGGGATCTAAAGCCTAATATTCTCTGTTGAGCACAAATCCAAAAAAAGTGCAATAGGGTTTCTAGCTACCCACAATATAGTCATCTTGGATTAGAAAGGGCAAGATGTGTCAAATGGATGCTACCAGGAAGACTCTATAGTAGCAAAGACAAAGTGAAATGGGTGACTTTAGGCTCCACAATTGCTTTCCAAATTATTTAAAAATACCACCCAGATAAAATTAGGCAATTAAAGAGAGCCCATTGTGTTCGATTTTGCACCATGGAAAGATAAGGTAAAATCCACTTGTATCTTTTATTAGGAAAGTAATTGCGGAAAGGAGTGtcagtaaaaaaaaattaatcctTCCACCAAGAcctaggggagagggaccagtagtcgttagggctaacttcgtcaacatgtagtcatcacatggaatatcgtaagacctccgttttttttagaaatgtaaaatggacacttaactatctacaactaaggtttgaaggcgtgactcATCATGCAACTTGTCAAAATAACGTGTCTACTgcaaagtgtccaaaaaatgactttttaaaaattcgaccaaaacttaatctaaaaatgtctagtaattgaaaatatatatatcatttcttgttagtaaaatgtcatatttttatttagagtataacttatatgcaacataaatggaccaaaaacatattagtaaccataaataattgttatatctaacttgtaaatccaacataaatgaattaatagttgagcaaaagaaaaaaaattgttgttatagaaaaaacacattattatataaaatacaacttatatccaacacaaatggaccaatagttgaacactcaaacttgttgaaaatcctccTCATTtaatggaaaaatacaaggtattttttgtgctcaccttttatatttgtgatgggacaaattattaatatgaaatactcgAATGAATAtgcattgctaccccaatagttgtacacataggaATACTATTTTTTCACTTGACAACAATACTTGCTCAAGCAAGTATCTTATTTTATTAAATGAGCATCTTATTTtttaaatgacacacttatagtggatagttgtgatattttatttcaaacaaaaaactATTTATTTCGCTTGTTAATGAATGTATATTTGTATATTTTATATAACATTTACATGTTCTTATGTGTTCAAGTATAGGTGtattttgaccaacatttggttatttttttatttacatgtggactatttatttataatatatagtataaatttgtGGTAAGATTGGATATTATGTGCACAATTGCTATAACTgcagacactcaaaattgtcatgtttaattaaataaatattttatttatttaattatctaagcttaattcttctattaattaaataaatttttatttatttaattaattcatttatcctcttctagccttatttcttatttaaataaatacatttatttatttaaattaccctttcctaaattaaataaatattttatttatttatttgtcctatttcttctattaattaaataaatctttattcatttaattaattcattatctttttctacacatgacacatgtcattcatctcttaattcctacactacctacccctttcattattttggtatttcttttacctaccctctaatcctagccgacctctcttttacacctctcaatcttaaccctccatttcatattgtgtcttctatttaaggagatgcttccttcattgtcaaaccctaatgacctaatcacttatgctaatgatctttcatgcaacttgctacactacgatcctacttgcaaccacattccgttctttgttgagctcttgtgcatacaaaaatctgagagcaaatatatcaagcaagatcaatggagataggaagaatggagatcaaaaccctattggacatgtgatggtataatctttgtgatttcatttgatttgcattgtcttgggtaatcttcatatgttatggtggatctttgttgattgttaggctagggtttagtggttggattcatttagcctttcaatattgttattattgttatccattttcaccatgaacattttggcacgcccggtgggactcttgtccatttgcatttaacaattttgttgcagattttgcatttttttga is part of the Cryptomeria japonica chromosome 10, Sugi_1.0, whole genome shotgun sequence genome and harbors:
- the LOC131029801 gene encoding 14-3-3-like protein, whose amino-acid sequence is MSPVEASREENVYMAKLAEQAERYEEMVEFMEKVTKGVEVEELTVEERNLLSVAYKNVIGARRASWRIISSIEQKEESRGNDEHVVSIREYRAKVEAELTKICDSILRLLDSHLIPSSTTGESKVFYLKMKGDYHRYLAEFKTGAERKEAAESTLLAYKAAQDIAVAELTPTHPIRLGLALNFSVFYYEILNSPDRACALAKTAFDEAIAELDTLGEDSYKDSTLIMQLLRDNLTLWTSDMQEDAGEEIKDASKLEEGGEQ